One genomic segment of Candidatus Poribacteria bacterium includes these proteins:
- a CDS encoding adenine nucleotide alpha hydrolase: MTKQTNNTTPLPVFVSWSSGKDSAWALHTLRQEPKRYDVRGIFTTVTQTFDRVSIHSTPAWVLKQQAEKLGVPLYEIPIPYPCSNAIYEEAMRKFLAKVEALPEHQGTSHFAFGDLFLEDIREYREDKLRGTGFTPIFPVWGENTTQLAEKMITSGMRAIITALNPTKVPADFAGRWFDAELLADLPDGVDPLGENGEFHTCVVDGPMFSSPVAAKPGKVVQREIVSKKDSNDKIHSSRNTSPTYVYADVVPLET, encoded by the coding sequence ATGACAAAACAGACGAACAACACGACCCCTCTCCCGGTCTTTGTCTCTTGGTCCTCGGGCAAAGATTCTGCCTGGGCACTTCATACACTCCGTCAGGAACCGAAACGCTACGATGTGCGAGGTATCTTTACGACCGTCACACAGACATTTGATCGCGTCTCCATCCACTCCACGCCGGCATGGGTGCTAAAACAGCAAGCGGAGAAACTGGGAGTGCCATTGTATGAAATACCGATCCCCTATCCCTGTTCCAATGCGATCTATGAAGAGGCGATGCGAAAATTTCTCGCTAAAGTGGAAGCGTTACCTGAACATCAGGGGACATCGCATTTCGCCTTTGGGGATCTGTTCTTAGAAGACATCCGTGAATACCGAGAAGACAAATTACGCGGAACCGGCTTTACGCCAATTTTTCCAGTATGGGGAGAAAACACAACACAACTCGCTGAAAAAATGATCACTTCCGGCATGCGTGCCATTATTACTGCCCTCAATCCGACCAAGGTTCCCGCCGATTTCGCAGGACGCTGGTTCGATGCCGAACTCCTTGCCGATTTACCCGATGGGGTGGATCCGCTCGGTGAAAACGGTGAGTTCCATACATGTGTTGTTGATGGACCGATGTTTAGTTCGCCTGTTGCCGCGAAACCGGGTAAAGTTGTCCAGAGAGAGATTGTTTCTAAGAAAGACAGCAATGACAAGATTCACTCAAGCCGCAATACCTCACCCACTTACGTCTATGCCGACGTCGTGCCACTGGAAACATAA
- the panB gene encoding 3-methyl-2-oxobutanoate hydroxymethyltransferase, producing MKKDIAYLHTKKQERQPITVLTCYDYPTACMQDEAGIDIVFVGDSVGTNVLGYKNETEVTMGDMRHHLKAVRRGVTDAYLLVDMPYAADRDVTQAITNAKTFISDGADGVKLEGGPEKVPVVSALTEHGIDTCAHIGHNPQIHGTKASTHGRTFAKAKRLIEAAAALAAAGAKLMVLEKVTEEVSQIITDTLNIPTIGIGAGRFCDGQVLVINDILGIGPPLKHAKRYQDYSQLTFEAICQYKEEVASGAFPTDANTSHIPPDKFARLQKWLKSIH from the coding sequence ATGAAGAAAGACATCGCTTACCTGCACACCAAAAAACAGGAACGGCAACCGATTACGGTGTTGACCTGTTACGACTATCCGACCGCTTGTATGCAAGACGAAGCCGGTATCGACATCGTTTTCGTCGGAGACAGCGTTGGAACCAATGTTCTCGGCTATAAAAACGAGACAGAGGTGACGATGGGAGATATGCGTCACCATCTCAAAGCAGTGCGCCGCGGTGTCACAGATGCCTATCTCCTCGTTGATATGCCCTATGCCGCAGACCGCGATGTGACGCAAGCCATCACCAATGCAAAAACCTTTATCTCCGACGGAGCAGACGGTGTTAAATTGGAAGGGGGGCCAGAAAAGGTCCCTGTTGTTTCTGCACTCACCGAACACGGTATAGACACCTGTGCACACATCGGTCACAATCCGCAAATCCACGGGACCAAGGCATCAACCCACGGAAGAACCTTTGCCAAAGCGAAACGCCTCATTGAAGCAGCAGCAGCACTCGCGGCGGCTGGCGCGAAACTCATGGTCCTCGAGAAAGTCACTGAAGAGGTAAGTCAGATCATAACGGATACCCTCAATATTCCAACCATCGGTATTGGGGCAGGTCGATTCTGTGACGGGCAAGTGCTCGTTATTAACGATATATTGGGCATAGGTCCACCACTCAAACACGCCAAACGCTACCAAGATTACAGCCAATTGACGTTTGAGGCAATCTGTCAGTATAAGGAAGAGGTGGCGAGCGGCGCGTTTCCTACAGACGCGAACACCTCACACATCCCACCCGATAAATTTGCGCGACTGCAAAAGTGGCTAAAATCAATACACTAA
- a CDS encoding aminodeoxychorismate/anthranilate synthase component II encodes MVLMIDNYDSFTYNLVQYLGELGAELEVHRSRKIGLDALDALEPERLVISPGPCTPKEAGISNDAIKHFAGKVPILGVCLGHQCIGDVFGGDVVRADRLMHGKTSMIEHNAVELFEGLDNPFEATRYHSLIVKRDTLPDCLEITAWTDQDEIMGLRHKTLPIWGVQFHPESILTAAGKSLLSNFLAL; translated from the coding sequence ATGGTCTTGATGATTGATAACTACGACTCCTTCACCTATAATTTGGTGCAGTATTTGGGTGAACTCGGTGCTGAATTGGAGGTGCATCGGAGTCGGAAAATAGGATTGGACGCGTTAGATGCCCTCGAACCTGAACGACTTGTCATCTCACCGGGTCCTTGCACGCCGAAAGAAGCCGGTATATCTAACGATGCCATAAAGCACTTCGCTGGCAAAGTTCCGATTTTGGGGGTCTGTCTCGGTCACCAGTGTATCGGGGACGTATTTGGCGGTGATGTAGTTAGAGCAGATCGGTTGATGCACGGTAAAACCTCTATGATTGAACATAATGCGGTTGAACTTTTTGAAGGATTGGATAACCCATTCGAAGCCACGCGATACCATTCACTAATCGTAAAAAGGGATACATTGCCAGATTGCCTTGAGATCACTGCCTGGACAGATCAGGATGAAATCATGGGACTTCGGCATAAAACGCTACCTATTTGGGGCGTGCAGTTCCATCCAGAGTCGATTTTGACGGCTGCTGGCAAGAGTTTACTCTCCAACTTTTTGGCATTGTAG